From a region of the Bacillota bacterium genome:
- a CDS encoding molybdopterin-dependent oxidoreductase produces the protein MLRQLGHKRLRRLVPGLAEEAAGRRLPLRTPFERAGLKAGVADIGFEAADGDTDSLPLHKALAPTTLLAWERNGEPLPPDHGHAVRIIVPGIYSMKNVKWLAATEAVTYDHRATGSDGAGGATAAGTAFAGGRGIFAIAAVQDATRRRALPDTGPPAITGSLSCGEGEGAIMGCPTLGQGGLVAWYSLRGCTGPLSSRRRIFWARYRWATSCPDAWVGSTSGATAAVTWEPPM, from the coding sequence GTGCTGCGGCAGCTTGGGCATAAACGCCTTCGTAGGCTCGTGCCGGGGCTCGCTGAAGAAGCGGCCGGGCGGCGCCTCCCCTTGCGCACGCCGTTCGAGCGCGCCGGGCTGAAGGCCGGCGTGGCGGACATTGGCTTCGAGGCGGCCGACGGCGACACGGACAGCCTGCCGCTGCACAAGGCCCTGGCGCCGACGACGCTGCTTGCGTGGGAGAGGAACGGGGAACCGCTCCCGCCAGACCACGGTCACGCCGTCCGGATTATCGTGCCGGGCATCTACAGCATGAAAAACGTAAAATGGCTCGCGGCCACTGAGGCCGTGACGTACGACCACAGGGCCACCGGGAGCGACGGGGCTGGAGGGGCGACCGCAGCGGGCACTGCCTTCGCCGGAGGCCGTGGGATTTTCGCTATCGCCGCCGTGCAGGACGCTACGCGGCGTCGGGCCCTTCCGGACACGGGGCCACCGGCTATCACCGGATCCCTCTCCTGTGGAGAGGGTGAGGGCGCTATAATGGGGTGTCCCACACTGGGCCAGGGGGGCTTGGTTGCGTGGTACTCACTACGGGGTTGTACTGGGCCACTGTCATCGCGGCGGCGTATCTTCTGGGCTCGATACCGGTGGGCTACCTCGTGTCCCGACGCCTGGGTGGGCTCGACATCCGGCGCTACGGCAGCGGTAACGTGGGAGCCACCAATGTGA